The DNA sequence CCCAGCGTGGAAGGGGAGACCACGGCGCACTATCTCACGAAACTATTAAAATCCAACGATGTGAACGTCTCCCGGCTGGCGCGGGGCATCCCCGTTGGCAGCGACGTGGAGTACATCGATGAAGCAACGCTGGCACGGGCGTTAGAAGGTCGAGTGACAGTCTGATGGCAAACGGTTCGTTGCCGCATCCCTTTGTGGCGCGGCTCCCCAATATTCTGACCTACCTGAGAATTCTCCTGACTCCTGTATTCCTGATACTGATTTTTTCCGCAGGATACGTGAACCACATTTTCGCGCTTCTCGTATTTATCATCGCCTCAACCAGCGACGCATACGACGGGTATATCGCCCGTAAATACGATATCGTCACCGAGCACGGTAAGTTTGTGGACCCGCTGGCGGACAAGATACTCGTCCTTTCGGCCTTCTTTGGCTTCTGGTATCTCGACCTGTTTCCGTTCTGGATGCTCGCCATTATCATCCTCCGGGATGTCGTCATCACTGGGCTCCGCATGTGGATGATTGTCCGGGAACAAACAATGGAAACCAGCATCTTCGGCAAATCCAAAACCGCCGTCCAGATGACCGCCATCTACATCCTCATCGTCTTCGTGACCATCCGCGGCTGGGAGCTGTTCGACTTCCTCAGTCCCGCTCTCATGTGGATCTACACCCACAACATCCTCTGGTGGATGATGCTTGCCGTCTCGCTCCTCACCGCAGCATCCGGCATCCACTACCTTAAGGTCAATTGGGGCACCATTAAACAATTCGTAGCAAGCCAGTCGTAGATGTCCGCACCGTCGAGCGACTCGTGGACTGACCGGCTGAACCTTCTCTTTGCCACAGTCGGCGGCTCCGGATTACTGCCAATAGCTCCGGGGACGTGGGGGAGCCTTGTCGCAGCCATTATATTCTGGTTACTCCCAGAGATGCTCCCAGCGATGGAACTAGCGATCATCGCCCTGCTGCTTCTGCTGGGTGTCTGGAGCAGTGCCGTCGTCGAGCAGCGGAACGGAATCACCGATCCCGGCCTCATTGTTATCGATGAACTCGTTGGAATGTGGATCGGATTGCTCTTCCTGCCAAAAACATTTGTACTCTACTTGTTCGCCTTCCTGATCTTTCGTATATTTGACATCGTGAAAATTCCGCCGGCCAAACAGCTGCAAAACCTCCACGGAGGATGGGGCGTGATGCTCGACGACGTGGCCGCCGGATTATATACGCTCATTCTCATGCAAATCGGACTCGCCATTCTGTGAAATCAGCGCTCCTGAACATCGGAAACGAACTCCTTTCCGGCGCCACGGTGAACACTAACGCCGCGTGGCTCGGGAGGACACTGTTGTCCATCGGACATCCGGTGTCGCAAACTCTGGTAGTCAGCGATTCCAGAGATGCAATCCTGGACGCGCTTACTCATCTTTGGGAATATCATGACATTATTATCGTCACCGGTGGACTCGGCCCCACTCACGATGACATCACCGTGTCAGTCGTGGCGGAATTTTTTGGCAGCGAACTGGAATTTCATCAGATCACATTCGACGCGCTCGAAAAACGATTGAGTGAACGGGGAATCGAGGTTACTGAGCGCCATCGCCAGCAGGCGACCCTGCCAATCGAAGCAAAGGTGATTCTAAATCAGGCCGGTACCGCCTCGGCGCTGCATTTCGATCGAGATAATAAGCACCTGTTTTGCCTCCCAGGCGTGCCACACGAGATGCGCCACCTGATGAGCAACAAAATTCTGCCGTTTCTGGAAAATCTGAGCAGCGAACATTACAAGACTCAACTGTTTCGTACAATTGGGTTGCCCGAATCCCGGCTATACGAGGACGTGAAGGATATCATTGAGCCGCTGCAGGAGGGCGCCGTGGCATTCCTCCCTCAGATTTACGGAGTCGATTTAAGGCTGATTGAGAAAAATGACAACTTGGAGCAAGGATTTCTCCTCGAAATCTCAGAACAAATCCGGAAACGAGTTGGAGAGAACATTTATGCGGAGGAGGATATCCCACTGGCACAGGTCATCGGCAACATGCTCCGGGAGCGGGACATGACCCTCGCCACGGCGGAGTCGTGTACCGGCGGACTCCTGGCGGATATGATTACCGATATCCTCGGCAGCTCGGACTACTTCCTGGAGGGATTCGTCACCTACAGCAACACCGCCAAGATGCGCGATTTGGGCGTGCCGGAAGAATTGATTCAGCATCATGGCGCCGTCAGTGAGCCGGTTGCGAAACACATGGCGCTGGGTGCGAAAAATGCCACCGGAGCGGACGCGGCACTCTCCACCACCGGCATCGCCGGCCCCACCGGAGGAACGGCTGAAAAACCGGTGGGACTTGTCTATATTGGCTGTGCGGTGGATGATAATGTGACGGTAAAACGCTACCGGTTCTCGGATGAACGCCGGCTGAATAAACAACGCTCGGTGTACGCAGCGTTGAATTTGTTACGGGGTCAGATGCAAAAGATTTAAACCATACATATTCTGTAGAGACGTTTCATGAAAAGTTTCTACAGAAGAAAATTATGTAATGATGCTATCAATAACCTCACCCCCTCCAAAGGAATCCCTAAGGGAAAACCCCTCTCCTCCAATGAGGAGAGGGCTTAAAGAACGGATAAAATTTAGGAAAGGCATGAAATCTTTTTGCTCTCCTCCCTTTGAGAAGGAACGGGACAGAGAGTGAGGTTAATTGACTTCTGTCGACGGTAATTTAAGCATAGAGGAACCATGCAACGTATATTTTTCGCCATCCCGTTAACGCAGGAAATTAAAGACGTGTTGGCAGACGTGCAGAATCAGATGCAGGATCTGCCGGGGCGACTCAAATGGGTGAAGCCGGGGAGCACGCATCTGACGCTGAAATTCGTCGGCGAGGTGGAGTACGGCAAGCCCACGGAATACGCGGATGCAATCCGTGAGCTAAATTTACCGGAACCGTTCACCATCACCCTGGGAGATACCGGCGTCTTCCCGCATCCGAGGAAGGCACGGGTGCTCTGGGTTGGACTGCAGGACTCCCCCGAACTGGCATCCATGGCCAACGATATCGACGACAGGCTGGAAAAGGAGGGCGTCAAACCGGAAACCCGGGAATTTCACGCCCACCTTACCGTCGCCCGTGTCAAAGGCCGCGGGCTCCCCGGGGAAACACTGAATACTTTTTTGAATCTGGAGATTCCGGATGTGTCGATGGAAGTGGACGCTGTGGTGTGCTACGAGAGTGACCTGCAGCCGAGTGGAGCGGTTTATAGTGTGTTGGAGACAATCCCCCTAAAATAGGATCTCCCTGATAGAATCAATTAACTACTTTTGCGATGCTATGGAACTGAGGATACCATATACTAACCCTGTTACCCCTTTTTTCTTGAGACTTGTATGGAATACCTGGACATCAAAAAAGGGGTAGAAAAAATCAAGCCTCAAAGAGATCCCTACGGGAGAAACTCAGAACTCTCACCCATATATCGAATCATGGTCTTTCATAATTAACATAAGAGGAATTGGGAGATCATGAATTTCCTATCCGGGTGCTCAAACACTGAATCTCCAGAAAAAAACTATAACGGGTATTCAAGGCTATTTCGTCTCAATGCCCGCCGCACCGAGGAAACCGGTGCCGTTGTATGGGGAGAGTTTTATTAACTGCAGAATTAGAGGTGCAATCTAAATTGGAAAACCGATAATATGGTTTTTCGGTATTGGCATTCGTTTCTTAGAATTTCTGGCGGTTGACCGTCACCAAACCCAGCTGTTTGACGACGCGAAGCGGAGGAGTTCTGGGTTTGGTAGGGAAACCGCCGTAGAATTTCTTGAAACGGATGGCGTAACCGGATTTTTTCGCACTTTTTTCTAAAAAAAGTGCATTAGAAAGAACTCATGAAACCCATTGAATACTTCCGGAAAATTGTTAATTTCCACAACCATGATAGGTAGCCTTGGTGATTGTACCCTTCCGGAAGCACAGTGGTTATGAAGTTGTCACCTTTTAGATGAAATACACGAATAATTAAGAATGAAAAATGAAGAATGCAGAATGAAGAAGTAATAAGTGAGCATGGTGGATGGACAACGTGAACACCCGAACACCTGAAAACTATAACACTTTATAAGGAGAAACCATGGCAGACAATAACAAAGAAAAAGATAAGGCGGTCGAACTCGCCGTCTCGCAAATTGACAAACAATTCGGCAAAGGATCTATTATGCGTCTGGGTGAGGAGGGAGCCAAGGTGGACATTCCGGCTATCCCCACTGGATGTCTTTCTCTCGATGCGGCGCTGGGTGTCGGTGGATTCCCGCGTGGTCGTATAGCCGAAATTTACGGGCCGGAATCCTCCGGTAAAACGACACTGGCACTACACATCATTGCGGAAGCTCAAAAACGTGACGGATACGCCGCGTTCATCGACGCCGAGCATGCGCTGGATCCGATCTATGCCAAAAAGCTGGGTGTCGACGTGAACAATCTACTGGTATCGCAGCCGGATAACGGTGAACAAGCGCTGGAGATCACCGAAACACTTGTGCGATCCGGCGCTATTGACGTCATCGTTATTGACTCGGTGGCGGCGTTGGTACCGCGCGCCGAACTGGAGGGTGAGATGGGCGACGCCCACGTGGGACTCCAGGCGCGTCTCATGTCCCAGGCACTCCGGAAACTGGCCGGTGCCGTAAATAAGTCACACACTTCGGTTATTTTCATCAACCAGATTCGCGAGAAAATCGGCGTAATGTTTGGGAATCCGGAGACAACATCTGGTGGGCGTGCGTTGAAATTCTATACCTCTGTACGGGCGGATATTCGACGAATCGGTTCCATTAAAGATGGCTCAGACGTGGTGGGCAACCGCACCCGCGTCAAGATCGTCAAGAACAAGGTGGCGTCTCCATTCAAACAGGTAGAGTTCGACATCATGTATGGTCAGGGCATCTCGTACGAGGGTGACCTTCTTGATTTGGCTGTAGATGCCGACATCATAGAGAAGGCTGGCTCGTGGTACTCCTACGGAGAAGAACGGCTGGGCCAGGGTCGCGAAAACGCCAAGGATTTCCTCATGGAAAACGATGACATCCTGGAAGAAATCGAGCACGAGGTGAAGCTATCCCTGGGGATGATTGAAAGTGAGGAAGAGGAAGCCGAGACTGCGGAGAACGGGGAAGATGAGGAATAGGGATTAGGTATAAGGGTATAAGGGTATAGGGTAGGTGGTTCTTAATCCTAATCTTAATCGTACTCTTAATTCCTTTGTTTGTAGTTCGTAGTTTGTTGTTACCGCATTGTGAATTGCCCCGCATTTCCATGGGGAGATAAGAGAAGGGAAAAAGCCCCAAAGGGGCGCAATATGAATAGCCCCAAGCGGAGCCTGGGGACCATAAACGCGTATACAAGTAGAGCCCTGAAAGGGTGAAAGAATGGCTCAATTAAAGAATGATTAAATGAGGAATGGAAATCAAAGAATGCAGAAATGCTAAATTCCAACCGCAGAATATCCAACTCCCAATATCCAGGTGCCCAACTCAACA is a window from the Candidatus Neomarinimicrobiota bacterium genome containing:
- the pgsA gene encoding CDP-diacylglycerol--glycerol-3-phosphate 3-phosphatidyltransferase gives rise to the protein MANGSLPHPFVARLPNILTYLRILLTPVFLILIFSAGYVNHIFALLVFIIASTSDAYDGYIARKYDIVTEHGKFVDPLADKILVLSAFFGFWYLDLFPFWMLAIIILRDVVITGLRMWMIVREQTMETSIFGKSKTAVQMTAIYILIVFVTIRGWELFDFLSPALMWIYTHNILWWMMLAVSLLTAASGIHYLKVNWGTIKQFVASQS
- a CDS encoding phosphatidylglycerophosphatase A: MSAPSSDSWTDRLNLLFATVGGSGLLPIAPGTWGSLVAAIIFWLLPEMLPAMELAIIALLLLLGVWSSAVVEQRNGITDPGLIVIDELVGMWIGLLFLPKTFVLYLFAFLIFRIFDIVKIPPAKQLQNLHGGWGVMLDDVAAGLYTLILMQIGLAIL
- a CDS encoding competence/damage-inducible protein A; this translates as MKSALLNIGNELLSGATVNTNAAWLGRTLLSIGHPVSQTLVVSDSRDAILDALTHLWEYHDIIIVTGGLGPTHDDITVSVVAEFFGSELEFHQITFDALEKRLSERGIEVTERHRQQATLPIEAKVILNQAGTASALHFDRDNKHLFCLPGVPHEMRHLMSNKILPFLENLSSEHYKTQLFRTIGLPESRLYEDVKDIIEPLQEGAVAFLPQIYGVDLRLIEKNDNLEQGFLLEISEQIRKRVGENIYAEEDIPLAQVIGNMLRERDMTLATAESCTGGLLADMITDILGSSDYFLEGFVTYSNTAKMRDLGVPEELIQHHGAVSEPVAKHMALGAKNATGADAALSTTGIAGPTGGTAEKPVGLVYIGCAVDDNVTVKRYRFSDERRLNKQRSVYAALNLLRGQMQKI
- the thpR gene encoding RNA 2',3'-cyclic phosphodiesterase, with protein sequence MQRIFFAIPLTQEIKDVLADVQNQMQDLPGRLKWVKPGSTHLTLKFVGEVEYGKPTEYADAIRELNLPEPFTITLGDTGVFPHPRKARVLWVGLQDSPELASMANDIDDRLEKEGVKPETREFHAHLTVARVKGRGLPGETLNTFLNLEIPDVSMEVDAVVCYESDLQPSGAVYSVLETIPLK
- the recA gene encoding recombinase RecA — encoded protein: MADNNKEKDKAVELAVSQIDKQFGKGSIMRLGEEGAKVDIPAIPTGCLSLDAALGVGGFPRGRIAEIYGPESSGKTTLALHIIAEAQKRDGYAAFIDAEHALDPIYAKKLGVDVNNLLVSQPDNGEQALEITETLVRSGAIDVIVIDSVAALVPRAELEGEMGDAHVGLQARLMSQALRKLAGAVNKSHTSVIFINQIREKIGVMFGNPETTSGGRALKFYTSVRADIRRIGSIKDGSDVVGNRTRVKIVKNKVASPFKQVEFDIMYGQGISYEGDLLDLAVDADIIEKAGSWYSYGEERLGQGRENAKDFLMENDDILEEIEHEVKLSLGMIESEEEEAETAENGEDEE